One segment of Sandaracinaceae bacterium DNA contains the following:
- a CDS encoding YbgC/FadM family acyl-CoA thioesterase, whose protein sequence is MVQAPHVHAVQVYYEDTDHSGVVYHANYLKYFERAREHFLGVSELVGLWETEGVGFVVYKAEMTFREGAVFGDALEIHTRVERESDYRLVFHQDVHRRTDGKRLVEGKVQLVCVNREKKLVMLPLMVLARLTGAPGETPRGPA, encoded by the coding sequence ATGGTGCAAGCCCCGCACGTCCACGCGGTTCAGGTCTACTACGAGGACACGGATCATTCCGGGGTCGTCTATCACGCCAACTACTTGAAGTATTTCGAGCGCGCGCGCGAGCACTTCCTGGGTGTGTCCGAGCTGGTGGGCCTGTGGGAGACCGAGGGCGTGGGCTTCGTGGTCTACAAGGCCGAGATGACGTTCCGCGAAGGCGCGGTCTTCGGAGACGCCCTCGAGATCCACACGCGCGTGGAGCGCGAGTCGGACTACCGGCTGGTCTTCCATCAGGACGTCCACCGGCGCACCGATGGCAAACGCTTGGTGGAAGGCAAGGTGCAGCTGGTGTGCGTGAACCGCGAGAAGAAGCTGGTCATGCTGCCGCTGATGGTGCTGGCACGCCTCACCGGAGCGCCGGGTGAGACCCCCCGAGGACCCGCGTGA